One genomic region from Reichenbachiella ulvae encodes:
- a CDS encoding cellulase family glycosylhydrolase, with the protein MKTRITKLTIGMILWLFAWNSQAQFDASDFLKANGTVLRNNSGTGDTINLRGTNLGSWLSMEYWMGPLGKGSLDRSQWVASAYKTEVGTNPQNVFDRDLTTHWSNGEGQRRNKNQYFMVDMQENVLFNRVSFEAGTHTGEYPASYEIEVSEDGTNWELVSSGSGNTENIFVQLPNIYYKRYVRINQTGMDPGSDWSIAEFNLFMEDDFRIRNSLILRYGEDGMDALLDEFQNAWITTKDLDSIQAMGMNMVRVPFYWMEIMYNDGSIKPHGFDQLDWIISECSQREMYVILDLHGAPGGLNGFITSGQAYFNELWTDAGYQQMTIDIWKALAARYKDNPTVAMYDLMNEPLSSDQDTYPIHAFYNTLYQEVRAIDPDHLISIGAFPTFSFVVSPDYYGWTNVIYQVHHYNEDKTNFASQNGFIDAVITEVANHQNNWNVPILAGEFNFWDFPDLWAKYLRGLNALNVSWSNWSYKTKRVDSPKENWGYYDENTNPSPDIHYDSYDSIAAKWSRFETSEFRVNQELKDIVTPHTTTAVSKAPIGQVIWLQGSNGLYVSSEGNSNPMTCNRSSYDGWELFEVVDTGNGKIALRGSNGFYVSSENGQNPMICDKTAIGEWEQFTFIQLGVGRVALKGNNGKYVSSEDGVIPMNCNRDAIGGWEIFNWGNPAGGRQINQSTMNTLTEVALYPNPANDFLSIRTEMEDYSVTVFDTAGTIRMFLPHQRGSFELATSNLNAGLYFFKIASDNQITFRKILINN; encoded by the coding sequence ATGAAAACACGAATTACTAAACTGACCATTGGTATGATATTATGGCTATTTGCATGGAACAGTCAGGCGCAGTTCGACGCATCTGATTTTCTGAAAGCAAATGGTACGGTACTGAGGAATAACTCTGGTACTGGAGATACAATCAACCTACGAGGAACCAATTTGGGTTCCTGGCTCAGCATGGAATACTGGATGGGGCCTTTGGGCAAAGGCTCATTGGATAGGAGTCAATGGGTCGCTTCAGCCTATAAAACGGAAGTAGGAACCAACCCGCAGAATGTATTTGATCGAGACCTGACCACTCACTGGTCCAATGGCGAAGGACAACGACGCAACAAAAATCAGTACTTCATGGTGGATATGCAGGAGAATGTTCTTTTCAATCGGGTATCTTTTGAAGCGGGCACCCACACTGGAGAATATCCCGCTTCCTATGAAATTGAAGTTTCCGAAGATGGAACCAATTGGGAGCTGGTATCTAGTGGATCTGGAAACACTGAAAATATTTTTGTTCAGCTCCCGAATATCTACTACAAAAGATATGTGAGGATCAATCAAACCGGTATGGATCCAGGTAGCGACTGGTCGATTGCCGAATTCAACCTTTTCATGGAGGACGATTTTAGGATCAGAAATTCACTCATCCTGCGATATGGAGAAGACGGAATGGATGCCTTGCTGGACGAATTTCAGAATGCATGGATCACCACCAAAGACCTGGACAGTATTCAGGCGATGGGCATGAATATGGTTCGAGTGCCTTTTTACTGGATGGAAATCATGTATAATGACGGCAGTATCAAACCTCACGGATTCGATCAGCTGGATTGGATCATTTCCGAATGCAGCCAAAGGGAGATGTATGTGATACTAGACCTGCATGGAGCACCCGGTGGGCTGAATGGTTTCATTACCAGTGGGCAGGCTTATTTCAACGAACTATGGACGGATGCTGGTTATCAGCAGATGACCATTGACATATGGAAGGCACTGGCTGCTCGCTACAAGGATAACCCCACTGTGGCGATGTATGATTTGATGAACGAACCCTTGAGTTCTGATCAGGATACTTACCCCATTCATGCTTTCTACAACACCTTGTATCAAGAGGTCAGAGCAATTGATCCGGATCATTTGATCAGCATTGGTGCCTTCCCTACTTTTTCGTTTGTCGTGTCTCCGGACTATTACGGCTGGACCAATGTTATTTACCAGGTCCACCACTACAACGAAGACAAGACCAACTTTGCTTCACAAAATGGATTCATCGATGCGGTAATCACCGAAGTAGCCAATCATCAAAACAACTGGAATGTACCCATCCTGGCAGGAGAGTTTAACTTTTGGGATTTCCCCGATCTATGGGCCAAATATCTCAGAGGGCTGAATGCACTGAATGTCTCCTGGTCCAACTGGTCTTACAAAACCAAAAGAGTCGATAGCCCAAAGGAGAACTGGGGTTACTATGATGAAAATACCAATCCATCTCCAGACATCCACTATGATAGCTATGATTCGATAGCCGCCAAGTGGAGCCGCTTCGAAACTTCTGAATTTCGTGTCAATCAGGAATTGAAAGATATCGTGACTCCCCATACAACGACAGCTGTGAGCAAGGCTCCCATTGGACAGGTCATTTGGTTGCAAGGCAGCAATGGCTTGTATGTGAGTTCGGAGGGCAACAGCAACCCCATGACCTGTAATCGCAGTAGCTACGATGGTTGGGAGCTTTTCGAGGTGGTAGATACAGGCAATGGCAAGATCGCCCTTAGAGGGTCCAATGGTTTTTATGTTAGCTCCGAGAATGGACAAAATCCAATGATTTGTGATAAAACGGCCATTGGTGAATGGGAACAATTTACCTTTATACAGCTCGGTGTAGGCCGTGTAGCCCTAAAAGGTAACAATGGAAAATATGTGAGTTCGGAGGATGGCGTCATTCCTATGAATTGCAACAGAGATGCCATCGGTGGATGGGAAATATTCAACTGGGGAAACCCCGCTGGTGGCAGACAGATAAATCAGAGTACGATGAATACCCTGACCGAAGTAGCACTTTATCCTAATCCGGCGAATGATTTTCTCTCTATTAGAACGGAGATGGAAGATTATTCAGTGACTGTATTTGATACTGCAGGTACCATCAGGATGTTCCTTCCTCACCAGAGAGGGTCATTCGAGTTGGCTACTTCCAATCTGAATGCAGGCTTGTATTTCTTTAAGATCGCTTCGGATAATCAAATCACATTTAGAAAAATTTTAATAAACAATTAA
- a CDS encoding glycoside hydrolase family 3 C-terminal domain-containing protein: MKLRILLFVGLLAFTSWEMSYAQGSLDVKALIEQMTLEEKERVVVGSEMEIPWSEGGSTGVGQVGGEVPGAAGKSLTNKRLGLNTVVFADGPAGVRIDPIRPNESNKTFYATAFPVATMLASSFNLELMKEVGTAFGHEAKEYGVDILLAPALNIHRNPLGGRNFEYYSEDPYLSGKMASYFTQGVQEQGVGVSIKHYAANNQETNRARVDAVITERAMREIYLRGFEIAIKESDPWTVMTAYNKVNGAFASESEELLTTILREEWGFDGFVMTDWFAGTDIPGQLKAGNDLLMPGTPGHKGLIVQAVKDGKMSEEDLNKNVEAILNIYKQTLEFKGYESSGSPDLKASQAIAKKAATEGVILLKNEEGALPLASSAKLALFGVASYETIATGTGSGNVNKAYSISIAQGLENSKQAIHSELQEVYTQYIKKTREDMGPKAWSFGPDKILPEKIWTQEEIAAFVAQSEMGIFTLNRTSGEFYDRQQGYDFYLSQEEQDLIKNISAAYRAEGKKFVVILNIGGVIETQSWKEYADAILLMWQAGQEGGDAVADILTGKVSPSGKLPMTFPNYYMDHYSSRNFPGRELVDNPYPSPFDAVESEVIYEEGIYVGYRYFETFDVGVSYPFGYGLSYTQFEFSDLKAAMTDEGELTLKCKVRNTGSKAGKEVAQVYVSSPDGKLEKPAKELRAFAKTQSLKPGKSETLIFELNAKDLASFDSATSTWILEKGIYTISIGGGLHDLQLSDSVVLKSGLEVMKTSKSMAPKREIDVLTKRKD, from the coding sequence ATGAAATTAAGAATATTACTGTTCGTGGGGCTTTTGGCCTTTACGAGTTGGGAGATGTCGTATGCGCAGGGGAGCCTGGATGTAAAGGCGCTGATTGAACAGATGACATTGGAAGAAAAGGAGAGAGTAGTGGTAGGATCGGAGATGGAAATTCCCTGGTCTGAAGGCGGGAGTACGGGTGTCGGACAGGTAGGTGGAGAAGTGCCAGGAGCTGCAGGAAAAAGTTTAACGAACAAGCGACTGGGACTCAATACTGTGGTGTTTGCTGATGGACCTGCAGGTGTGAGAATAGATCCCATACGACCCAATGAGTCCAACAAAACTTTCTATGCCACGGCTTTTCCCGTAGCGACTATGTTGGCCTCTTCTTTCAACCTCGAATTGATGAAGGAAGTAGGGACGGCCTTTGGCCATGAGGCCAAAGAGTATGGTGTGGATATTTTGCTTGCCCCCGCTTTGAATATTCATAGAAATCCACTGGGTGGCAGAAACTTTGAGTATTATTCTGAAGACCCATATTTGTCTGGAAAGATGGCCTCTTATTTTACTCAAGGGGTTCAGGAGCAAGGTGTGGGTGTTTCGATCAAGCACTATGCTGCCAACAATCAGGAAACCAATCGAGCAAGGGTAGATGCTGTGATCACTGAGAGAGCGATGCGGGAGATTTATCTCAGAGGTTTTGAGATTGCGATCAAAGAATCCGATCCCTGGACGGTGATGACTGCCTATAACAAAGTGAATGGAGCTTTTGCTTCGGAGAGTGAAGAACTGCTGACCACTATTCTTCGCGAGGAGTGGGGCTTTGATGGATTTGTGATGACGGATTGGTTTGCAGGCACAGACATACCTGGACAACTCAAAGCAGGAAATGACCTGCTGATGCCAGGGACCCCTGGACACAAGGGCTTGATCGTACAGGCAGTGAAGGATGGTAAGATGAGCGAAGAAGACCTGAACAAGAATGTAGAAGCCATTCTCAATATTTACAAGCAGACATTGGAGTTCAAGGGATATGAATCTAGTGGATCACCAGACCTGAAGGCTAGCCAGGCGATTGCCAAAAAGGCGGCAACCGAAGGAGTAATCTTGTTGAAAAATGAGGAGGGAGCTTTGCCATTGGCCTCTTCTGCTAAGCTGGCACTATTTGGTGTAGCGAGTTATGAAACCATAGCGACGGGTACAGGTAGCGGCAATGTGAACAAAGCCTATTCTATCTCGATTGCACAAGGCTTAGAAAATAGCAAGCAAGCGATACATTCAGAGCTTCAGGAGGTCTATACCCAATACATCAAAAAGACGCGCGAAGATATGGGGCCTAAGGCCTGGTCTTTTGGTCCGGATAAAATCCTGCCAGAAAAAATCTGGACTCAGGAAGAGATCGCTGCTTTCGTAGCACAGTCCGAAATGGGGATTTTCACTCTCAATAGAACCTCTGGCGAATTTTACGATCGCCAGCAGGGCTATGATTTTTACTTGTCTCAAGAGGAGCAGGATCTGATTAAAAATATTTCTGCGGCTTACAGAGCAGAAGGAAAGAAGTTCGTGGTGATCCTCAACATCGGAGGTGTGATTGAGACGCAATCCTGGAAGGAGTATGCCGATGCGATTTTGCTGATGTGGCAGGCAGGACAGGAAGGTGGCGATGCAGTAGCGGATATCCTGACAGGGAAGGTGAGCCCATCGGGTAAGTTGCCGATGACCTTTCCAAATTACTACATGGATCACTACTCCTCCAGAAACTTCCCGGGTAGGGAACTGGTGGACAACCCTTATCCTAGTCCATTCGATGCGGTAGAATCAGAGGTGATCTATGAGGAGGGAATTTATGTAGGCTATAGATATTTTGAAACCTTTGATGTGGGCGTATCATATCCTTTTGGCTATGGTCTGTCATACACACAGTTCGAGTTTTCTGATCTAAAAGCAGCAATGACGGATGAAGGTGAATTGACATTAAAGTGTAAAGTGAGGAATACAGGAAGCAAAGCGGGAAAAGAAGTGGCTCAGGTTTATGTTTCCTCACCTGATGGGAAGCTTGAAAAACCTGCCAAAGAGTTGCGTGCCTTTGCCAAGACTCAAAGCCTAAAACCAGGCAAGTCTGAGACGTTGATTTTTGAATTGAATGCCAAAGACTTGGCTTCTTTTGATTCGGCTACCTCTACATGGATTTTAGAAAAAGGGATCTACACCATTAGCATAGGAGGAGGATTGCATGACCTTCAACTGTCCGACTCAGTGGTGTTAAAATCAGGTTTGGAAGTGATGAAGACATCCAAAAGCATGGCTCCCAAGCGGGAGATTGATGTCCTTACTAAGCGTAAGGATTAG
- a CDS encoding RagB/SusD family nutrient uptake outer membrane protein: MKLKIYIVAMLGIVFSACQDDLLTKLPETVVSSGDFYKTAEDFQQATVGMYAPLRELYGTGLGNDDFGDWTIDEMRSDNTCFIYNFNRGFAGIEQYDQFIDDANGAGAGNKYNNDYIIIGRANQILDKIDGADIDEAAKNNFKGQALFMRAFAYFDLIQHFGAVPLILNPPTSYEETGSPRVSTEEIYAEILADVELAATLLPDRASQAVGFVSNGAAYTLLGNMHLVREEWAAAEDALMQVSGYALMDDYASIFFPSNKNNTESIFEIQYWEDQSAGLASNFAYQFLPSLSNIGVVPGFPNGYANGAGGWNIPTPDLLAAYEPGDLRLDASVGYITADTYVNTPYIKKFVHGSNIAPNTNNNWPVYRYAEVLLMIAEAKNEQGEADALTYLNMVHAHSRTGLAPIAAASQAQLRDLIMQERRIELAFENKRWLDLVRTDQAVAVMNAHGAEILADPQAYYYPVGVEPPAGAYQVTTEDLLLPIPQREIRINPEIGQEDQNPGY; the protein is encoded by the coding sequence ATGAAACTAAAGATATATATAGTGGCAATGCTGGGGATCGTATTCTCCGCATGCCAGGACGATTTGTTGACTAAGCTACCTGAAACGGTAGTGTCATCAGGCGATTTTTATAAAACAGCCGAAGACTTTCAGCAGGCCACAGTGGGGATGTATGCGCCACTCAGAGAATTGTATGGTACTGGCCTGGGCAATGATGACTTTGGAGACTGGACTATCGATGAGATGAGATCAGACAATACCTGCTTCATCTACAACTTCAACAGAGGATTTGCAGGGATAGAGCAGTATGACCAATTCATCGATGATGCCAATGGAGCAGGTGCTGGCAATAAGTACAACAATGACTACATCATTATCGGTAGAGCCAATCAGATATTGGACAAGATCGATGGTGCAGACATTGATGAGGCTGCAAAAAACAATTTTAAAGGCCAGGCGCTGTTCATGAGAGCTTTCGCCTATTTTGATTTGATCCAGCATTTTGGTGCCGTGCCATTGATACTGAATCCTCCAACTTCCTATGAAGAAACTGGAAGTCCGAGAGTATCGACAGAGGAGATCTATGCAGAGATCCTTGCAGATGTGGAGCTGGCAGCTACTTTGTTGCCAGACAGAGCCAGCCAGGCCGTCGGTTTTGTTTCCAACGGAGCAGCTTATACCCTGTTGGGTAATATGCACCTGGTGAGAGAAGAATGGGCAGCAGCAGAGGATGCATTGATGCAGGTGAGTGGATATGCCCTCATGGATGACTATGCTTCTATTTTCTTCCCATCTAACAAGAACAATACGGAATCTATCTTCGAGATTCAGTACTGGGAAGATCAGAGCGCTGGACTGGCAAGTAATTTTGCTTATCAGTTCCTGCCTTCTCTTTCTAATATCGGCGTGGTACCTGGTTTCCCGAATGGCTATGCCAATGGTGCAGGCGGATGGAACATTCCTACTCCTGATTTGCTAGCGGCCTACGAGCCAGGCGATTTGAGACTAGATGCTTCGGTAGGTTACATTACAGCGGATACCTATGTCAATACGCCCTATATCAAAAAGTTTGTTCATGGATCGAACATCGCTCCTAACACCAACAACAATTGGCCAGTTTATCGCTATGCGGAGGTGTTGCTGATGATCGCAGAAGCCAAAAATGAGCAGGGAGAAGCAGATGCTTTGACTTACCTGAACATGGTACACGCGCACTCCAGAACAGGTTTGGCGCCAATCGCGGCTGCTTCTCAAGCGCAACTTAGAGATTTGATCATGCAGGAGAGAAGAATAGAACTCGCCTTCGAAAACAAGAGATGGTTAGACCTGGTAAGAACGGATCAAGCAGTTGCCGTGATGAACGCCCATGGAGCTGAGATCCTGGCGGACCCTCAGGCCTACTACTACCCAGTAGGGGTGGAGCCTCCGGCTGGGGCTTATCAGGTGACTACAGAAGATTTGTTATTGCCGATCCCACAGAGAGAGATCCGCATCAATCCTGAAATCGGTCAGGAAGACCAAAATCCTGGTTATTAA
- a CDS encoding SusC/RagA family TonB-linked outer membrane protein yields the protein MKTKLQKLLIRMSKYGIYVLIVLQSLSMAMANDMSAQRKMLNEVSVTWNQSENQAELVDVFKKIEEVTTFNFAYSKSEIKGKKVSLENKVWQMDDLLKNLSVQAGLAFRRVNGQIGVSAVKSKDGLPRLNEEITPQENIQGTVTDEIGEPLPGATVVEKGTNNGTITDIDGNFRLDVAGNQSVIVISYVGYITKEVTVSGRSTLDVVLDLDVGNLEEVVVVAYGTESKQKSTGSIQKVDSDELKELPVAQVTQKLQGKLAGVQINQTTGTPGAGMSVRIRGQASISAGSDPLYVVDGFPITGDIANMNPDEIESITVLKDAASTSLYGSRAANGVVIVTTKRGGAGETEISFSSYYGVQQIPEKGKPDMMNAQEYGQFKKEYYEANGQPVPELFQNPEELGKGTDWFDLITRDAPIQNYSLAIKGSTGKLRSSIVAGYFKQDGVLLNSEFERVSLRANMDYNVNDRITVGANVAPTYTSSKSPQADGVWYVSGGIIQGALLTPAIFPHVNEDGSVPYSAGTWGDFGTIGTVPMPNWYHQVQAAKNTSKNMGLLSNLFLEAEIIPNLTYKIQAGVDIGSRVNDSFTPSTAGGVFNPGNPDDPNRISGSHGNSFGYSWMVENTLKYQKSIGNHDFSLLGGYTTQAARGESGNMFGTGYPDNRVETLNAATTITGSTDIQEWSLASFVGRLNYSFNNKYLFSASVRADGSSKFGVDNRWGTFPSVSAGWVISEESFMDQITPVSFLKLRASYGVTGNNNVGNYTQYASVVSTNYPFNNQLYGGKSLAGLNNQDLGWERTAQTDIGVELGLFNDRISLGYDYYEKLTSDLLYSVEIPISSGFYNFATNIGEIKFWGHEMTLSTKNLTGAFVWNTDFNIAFNRNEAVSLGTDDAPLIVGDAAGFVRNITEVGQPLGQLYGLEADGLFLNQEEYDAGPLHNGAAVGSIRFVDQDGDGEINNDERDWKKIGNPAPKFIYGFTNTFAYKNFDLSIVAQGAYGNKIVNTIDRFAANLDGNFNVLSDVANRYKSEAEPGDGRYGITTPGSTGPERDWFHSKFIYDGSYLTIKNITLGYNLPTKNLEFIRGLRVYTSIQQAFVFSKYPGPNPEVTTGGGIAAGGDNTTYPVPRTFSLGVNLTL from the coding sequence ATGAAGACAAAATTACAAAAATTACTAATCCGCATGTCCAAATATGGAATATATGTGTTGATCGTGCTGCAGTCTTTGTCGATGGCCATGGCCAACGATATGAGTGCGCAGCGCAAGATGCTGAACGAAGTTTCAGTAACATGGAATCAATCTGAGAACCAGGCTGAATTGGTCGATGTGTTCAAGAAGATTGAAGAAGTAACGACTTTTAATTTCGCCTATTCAAAGAGTGAAATAAAAGGCAAAAAGGTCAGCCTAGAAAATAAGGTATGGCAAATGGACGATCTCCTAAAAAACCTTTCTGTGCAGGCGGGACTTGCATTTAGAAGAGTCAATGGTCAAATCGGCGTATCTGCAGTCAAATCCAAAGATGGATTACCAAGACTCAATGAGGAAATAACCCCTCAAGAAAACATCCAGGGTACTGTAACTGATGAAATCGGAGAGCCTCTACCTGGAGCAACTGTAGTAGAAAAAGGCACGAACAACGGGACTATTACTGATATCGATGGCAATTTTCGTCTAGATGTGGCGGGAAATCAATCTGTTATTGTCATTTCCTATGTAGGATATATCACTAAGGAAGTCACTGTAAGCGGACGTTCTACACTTGATGTGGTGTTGGATTTGGATGTGGGAAATTTGGAAGAAGTAGTCGTAGTAGCCTATGGAACGGAAAGTAAGCAAAAATCTACAGGTTCGATCCAAAAGGTGGATTCTGATGAGTTGAAGGAATTGCCGGTGGCGCAAGTGACGCAAAAACTACAAGGTAAACTAGCAGGTGTTCAGATCAACCAGACTACTGGTACTCCAGGTGCTGGTATGTCGGTACGTATCAGAGGGCAGGCATCTATATCTGCGGGTAGCGATCCCCTTTATGTGGTAGATGGATTCCCAATCACTGGAGATATCGCCAATATGAACCCTGACGAAATCGAAAGCATTACCGTACTGAAAGACGCAGCTTCTACTTCGCTATATGGTTCGCGTGCGGCAAATGGGGTAGTCATCGTGACGACCAAGAGAGGTGGAGCTGGAGAGACTGAAATTTCTTTTAGCTCATACTATGGTGTCCAGCAGATTCCTGAAAAGGGAAAGCCAGATATGATGAATGCGCAGGAGTATGGTCAGTTCAAAAAAGAATACTATGAAGCTAATGGCCAGCCTGTTCCAGAATTGTTTCAAAACCCTGAAGAGTTGGGTAAAGGTACAGATTGGTTTGATCTGATTACACGTGATGCACCGATCCAAAACTACAGTTTGGCGATCAAAGGAAGTACCGGTAAGCTGAGATCTTCGATCGTGGCAGGATATTTCAAGCAAGACGGGGTGCTGTTGAACTCAGAGTTCGAAAGAGTATCGCTACGTGCCAATATGGATTATAATGTGAATGACCGAATCACAGTAGGCGCCAATGTCGCTCCGACTTATACTAGCAGCAAGTCGCCACAGGCCGATGGTGTTTGGTATGTGTCAGGAGGTATCATTCAGGGTGCATTGTTGACTCCTGCTATTTTCCCTCATGTCAATGAAGATGGTTCAGTGCCTTATTCAGCGGGTACCTGGGGAGATTTTGGTACGATTGGAACAGTTCCAATGCCTAACTGGTACCACCAGGTTCAGGCAGCCAAAAACACTTCTAAAAATATGGGATTGCTTTCCAATCTGTTTTTGGAGGCAGAGATCATCCCTAATCTGACTTACAAAATTCAGGCTGGTGTAGATATAGGAAGTAGAGTAAATGACAGTTTCACACCTTCTACAGCAGGTGGTGTGTTCAATCCAGGGAATCCCGATGACCCTAACAGGATTTCAGGTTCACATGGCAACAGCTTTGGGTACTCATGGATGGTAGAGAATACCCTAAAGTATCAAAAGAGCATTGGCAACCATGACTTCAGTCTACTGGGAGGATATACGACCCAGGCAGCCAGAGGTGAGTCAGGAAATATGTTCGGTACGGGCTACCCGGACAACAGAGTAGAAACCCTCAATGCTGCCACGACCATTACTGGATCTACAGATATTCAGGAGTGGAGTTTGGCTTCATTTGTAGGACGTTTGAACTATAGCTTCAACAACAAGTATTTGTTTTCTGCCTCAGTGAGAGCAGACGGTTCATCTAAGTTTGGTGTGGACAACAGATGGGGTACCTTCCCATCGGTATCAGCTGGCTGGGTTATTTCAGAAGAAAGTTTTATGGATCAGATTACACCCGTTTCTTTCTTGAAACTACGCGCTAGCTACGGGGTAACGGGTAACAACAATGTGGGTAACTACACGCAGTATGCCTCTGTGGTATCGACCAACTATCCATTCAACAATCAACTGTATGGAGGTAAAAGTTTGGCAGGTTTGAACAACCAGGACTTAGGTTGGGAACGTACGGCACAGACTGATATCGGAGTGGAGCTAGGCTTGTTCAATGATCGCATTTCTCTGGGATATGACTACTATGAGAAGTTGACCAGCGACCTGCTATATTCTGTAGAGATTCCCATTTCTTCAGGCTTCTACAACTTTGCAACTAACATAGGTGAGATCAAATTCTGGGGGCATGAGATGACTTTGAGTACCAAGAATCTGACAGGTGCTTTCGTTTGGAATACGGATTTCAACATCGCATTTAACCGCAATGAGGCGGTAAGTCTAGGGACAGACGATGCGCCGCTGATCGTAGGAGATGCAGCAGGATTCGTCAGGAACATCACCGAAGTAGGACAGCCATTGGGACAGCTTTATGGACTGGAAGCAGACGGATTGTTTTTGAATCAGGAAGAATATGATGCGGGTCCTTTGCACAATGGTGCTGCAGTAGGTTCGATCCGTTTTGTAGATCAAGATGGAGATGGCGAGATCAATAATGATGAGCGTGATTGGAAGAAAATCGGAAACCCAGCACCTAAATTCATTTATGGTTTTACCAACACTTTTGCCTATAAGAATTTTGACCTGTCTATCGTAGCTCAGGGAGCTTATGGTAATAAGATTGTCAATACGATTGATCGTTTTGCTGCCAATCTGGATGGTAATTTCAATGTGCTGAGCGATGTAGCAAATAGATACAAGTCGGAGGCAGAGCCAGGGGATGGCAGATATGGTATCACTACACCTGGATCGACAGGGCCAGAAAGAGATTGGTTCCACTCCAAGTTTATCTATGATGGTTCTTACCTCACGATTAAAAATATCACCTTGGGATACAACTTGCCTACTAAGAATCTGGAGTTCATTAGAGGCTTGAGAGTGTATACCAGTATTCAGCAAGCATTTGTGTTTAGCAAATATCCAGGTCCTAACCCAGAGGTTACCACGGGTGGTGGGATTGCAGCAGGAGGAGACAATACGACTTATCCTGTGCCAAGAACCTTTTCACTGGGTGTCAACCTAACGCTGTAA
- a CDS encoding FecR family protein — MEHLITKYFKGELSLEEQHTLTKWIQRDEKNAETFRVLKNYWHFHQSDLKKEEQEVRSMLHARINAEKTSSKSLQKSSKTRKAFYWVAASIALLLSSYIGLRLLDSNQAVQSQPVAKLIEKVSLPGQKIITTLPDGTKVKLNAGSRLIVPEVFDTDRRLVTLIGEAFFEVERDENRPFIIQTDSLQVQVLGTSFNVNAYRGEQALVAVKTGRVAVSNSSDRVELVPNQMASMINARLLKESISKEQLPFAWTEQKLVFNDEAIAQVFQKVSRWYGIQIELNGELNTDKKYTANYDNPTMLEMMDVLSFVYDFKYEFYENEKKLIIN, encoded by the coding sequence GTGGAGCACCTCATAACAAAATACTTTAAAGGTGAACTCTCCTTAGAAGAGCAGCATACGCTAACTAAGTGGATTCAAAGAGACGAGAAAAATGCGGAAACCTTCCGTGTTTTGAAAAATTACTGGCATTTCCACCAGTCGGACCTGAAAAAGGAAGAGCAAGAAGTTCGCTCTATGCTCCATGCTCGAATCAATGCAGAAAAAACTTCTTCCAAATCATTACAAAAATCCTCAAAAACAAGAAAGGCATTTTATTGGGTAGCAGCCAGCATAGCACTTTTACTCTCAAGCTATATAGGTCTTCGTCTGCTTGACTCTAATCAGGCAGTACAATCTCAACCTGTTGCCAAACTAATAGAGAAAGTAAGTCTGCCTGGGCAAAAGATCATCACTACCCTACCTGATGGAACCAAAGTCAAATTGAATGCTGGAAGCAGGCTTATCGTGCCAGAGGTCTTCGATACAGACAGACGCTTGGTCACGCTCATCGGAGAAGCATTCTTTGAGGTGGAACGCGACGAAAACCGACCTTTTATCATACAGACAGATAGCCTTCAGGTTCAAGTACTTGGCACTTCCTTTAATGTCAATGCCTATAGAGGCGAACAAGCTCTAGTTGCTGTTAAGACAGGAAGAGTTGCAGTTAGTAATTCTTCGGATAGAGTAGAGTTAGTCCCTAATCAAATGGCAAGTATGATTAATGCAAGACTGCTCAAAGAAAGTATTTCTAAAGAACAACTTCCTTTTGCCTGGACCGAGCAAAAACTGGTTTTCAATGATGAAGCTATTGCTCAGGTTTTTCAAAAAGTATCGAGATGGTATGGAATTCAGATCGAACTGAATGGGGAACTGAATACTGATAAAAAATATACAGCCAACTATGACAATCCTACCATGCTAGAAATGATGGATGTATTATCATTTGTTTACGATTTTAAATATGAATTCTATGAAAATGAAAAGAAGCTAATTATCAATTGA